DNA from Archaeoglobus veneficus SNP6:
TTATTTCCTCTTCGCCCTCGTAGATAAATCCAGGAGGCAGGACTTCGTCGATATCCTTTGCTTCATCGAGAAATATCTGCCCGTTTATCATTCCTGCACCGACCCTTCTCCCTGTTTTTGCCCTTATTACTCCTCCTGTCATGCCTGCCCCGAGGAATGCTCCTGCCTCTCTGCCAACAATCAACTCTCCACCGCACATGTTCGCTCCCGCCTCATCACCGCATCGCCCTTCAATAATCAGTCTTCCCCCTGCCATTCCTGTGCTACCTCTGTAAGCAGCGCCAGCGTAGTCTCCACAATCGCCTTTCACTACCACTTCCCCACCAATCATGCCTATGGCTGCAAATCGTCCAGCATTGCCCTCGATGACTATTCTGCCACCCCGCATAAACGCTCCAACGTACATGCCTGCATTGCCCTTCACGATGATTTCTCCCTCTCTCATGCCGAAACCTATGCGTTTCACTCTTGTCAAATCTCCCTCGAAAACGAGCGTACCGTTTACTTTTCCCTCGATGTCGAAAAATTCTCCTGCATCGACGAGCAGCTTTCCGTACTGGATCTTAACGTTCTCGATTTCTCTCGCATTCATGCCGGAGAGCTTTTCCGGGAGAAGCGCATCAACCTCGATGCACAGATCCGGCTTATCTTTCAGCCTGAGCACGCACACGTTTTGCATGTTCTACCTCCTTCGGGCTATGCACACACGCATTCGGCCCTTCTTAATTCGTCACTTTCGACGATAAAGTTCTGCATCGACACACTGTAGTTTTCGGCGAAATACCTTCTTAACTCTCTCTCAATCCACTTCTCGTAGTCTGTCTTCACCCAGTATGTTCTGCCGTACGTCGAATTCACAACCTCGCCATCTCTAACAACGATTTCTCCATCCTTTATTGTCAGGTACGATGATGAAAATGCCTTTTCTATGATTCTGTAGTCTGACGAATTCACTTCAAGCGGATTGATGTCGTAAACAGCGATGTCCGCCACCGCCCCCACACCGAGGTGTCCCCTGTCAAGCATACCTGTGGCTTTCGCCTGATTGCTCCTCGTTACCATGGCTATCTCGTAGAAATCGTATTCCCTGTCTATGGCTCCGAGCATGGTTCTGCTCTCGACAGCTCTGTTAACTTTTGCCATCTCCTTTTCCCTGTACTTTCTGCTCATGAGCATGGCTATAACTTTCGGATACGCCGTAAAGGGTGCGCCATTTGGATGGTCTGTTGTTAGCATGACTTTCTCCGTATCCACCAGTAGAGCAAGTTCGAGGCCTATGGCCCACTGCACGGCGTTAACCGCAGAACGAGGACTGTAGGTTACTGGCGTGACACCGGGAGCAGTTTCAGCTTCGACATCCTTGTTCATCCACTTTCTGCCTGTGAGCAACTGCAAATGAAATTCCATTGGTCCGTCTGCAGTCATCGTGGTTGTATCGCCGAACATGATGTTGCCTGTGTCAATGGTAACGCTGTGCCTGTCAACGTACTTTGCAATTTCATCGCTCCTCGACTCGAAATCCCTCCACGAGTCCCCACCATAGCTGTGGAACTGCACGTGTGTCAGGTGTAAAAGCTGCCTATCGCCGGCCTCCATCCTGCCAGCAATTTTGATTGTTTGAAGGGTTGTTTCGTAATTTCCAGGCATACCGAGGTTGTTACAGTGGAGATGGACTGAATGAGGCAGATTCAGATCCTCACAGACTCTCATAATACAGCATATTATCTCCCTCGGCGTAACCTCGAAGAGAGGAACTGGATCATCCAGACAGGCTATCTCCCTCCTCCATCCCCACGCTTCAGTCCCGCCCGGGTTTACGAGCTTGATTGCGTACCCCTTCGTTGCCTCAAGCAGCCATGCGACGTAGTTTTTCAGCATCTCGATGTCTCCCTCTGCTATGCAGTCCATGACGAACCAGTTACCATCTAAAAGAGGAAACGCAGCTTTGTCGAGGATTGGCAGCTCGTTAAGTTCGTGATGCGTGTGTCTTGCAAACAGTGGCGGCATCGCAGGTGTTATGACAGTTGTGTATCCCATTCTGGCGTACTCGTAGCCCGTCAGGAAGATGCTTGGAACGGAGTATCCGCTCCCACTCCTCAACCCGTTGTTTTTTGGAAATACCTTCCTCAGGCTATCC
Protein-coding regions in this window:
- a CDS encoding formylmethanofuran dehydrogenase subunit C, translating into MQNVCVLRLKDKPDLCIEVDALLPEKLSGMNAREIENVKIQYGKLLVDAGEFFDIEGKVNGTLVFEGDLTRVKRIGFGMREGEIIVKGNAGMYVGAFMRGGRIVIEGNAGRFAAIGMIGGEVVVKGDCGDYAGAAYRGSTGMAGGRLIIEGRCGDEAGANMCGGELIVGREAGAFLGAGMTGGVIRAKTGRRVGAGMINGQIFLDEAKDIDEVLPPGFIYEGEEEINGVKYAVFTGDKAEKKSNGKIFIKIL
- a CDS encoding formylmethanofuran dehydrogenase subunit A encodes the protein MKLVLKNGIVYDPINGINGEKMDIYIKDGRIVDRIWFGAKVIDVSNKLVMPGGFDIHSHVAGGKENAGRMLRPEDSLRKVFPKNNGLRSGSGYSVPSIFLTGYEYARMGYTTVITPAMPPLFARHTHHELNELPILDKAAFPLLDGNWFVMDCIAEGDIEMLKNYVAWLLEATKGYAIKLVNPGGTEAWGWRREIACLDDPVPLFEVTPREIICCIMRVCEDLNLPHSVHLHCNNLGMPGNYETTLQTIKIAGRMEAGDRQLLHLTHVQFHSYGGDSWRDFESRSDEIAKYVDRHSVTIDTGNIMFGDTTTMTADGPMEFHLQLLTGRKWMNKDVEAETAPGVTPVTYSPRSAVNAVQWAIGLELALLVDTEKVMLTTDHPNGAPFTAYPKVIAMLMSRKYREKEMAKVNRAVESRTMLGAIDREYDFYEIAMVTRSNQAKATGMLDRGHLGVGAVADIAVYDINPLEVNSSDYRIIEKAFSSSYLTIKDGEIVVRDGEVVNSTYGRTYWVKTDYEKWIERELRRYFAENYSVSMQNFIVESDELRRAECVCA